A single window of Nymphaea colorata chloroplast, complete genome DNA harbors:
- the rps15 gene encoding ribosomal protein S15, translating into MVKNSPISVIPQEEKRGSVEFQVFNFTNKIERLTSHLKLHRRDYLSQRGLRKILGKRQRLLVYLSKKNRVRYRELIGQLGIREPKTG; encoded by the coding sequence ATGGTAAAGAATTCGCCCATATCCGTTATTCCACAAGAAGAAAAAAGGGGTTCTGTTGAATTCCAAGTATTTAATTTTACCAATAAGATAGAGAGACTTACTTCACATTTGAAACTGCACAGAAGAGACTATTTATCTCAGAGGGGTCTGCGGAAAATTCTGGGGAAACGCCAACGACTGCTGGTTTATTTATCAAAGAAAAATCGAGTGCGTTATAGGGAATTAATTGGTCAATTGGGTATTCGAGAACCAAAAACTGGTTAG
- the ndhD gene encoding NADH-plastoquinone oxidoreductase subunit 4: protein MSDFYWLTIIVVLPISAGSLIALFPHRGNKVVRWYTICICLFELLLTTYVFCYHFKLDDPLIQLEEDFNWINIFDFHWRLGIDGLSIGPILLTGFITTLATSAAWPVTRNSRLFHFLMLAMYSGQIGSFSSRDLLLFFIMWELELIPVYLLLSMWGGKKRLYSATKFILYTAGGSIFLLMGVLGMGLYGSNEPTLNFETLANQSYPVALEIIFYLGFLIAYAVKSPIIPLHTWLPDTHGEAHYSTCMLLAGILLKMGAYGLVRVNMELLPHAHSIFSPWLMIVGTIQIIYAALTSLGQRNLKKRIAYSSVSHMGFIIIGISSITDAGLNGAILQIISHGFIGAALFFLAGTSYDRIRLRYLNEMGGIAILMPRIFTMFSSFSMASLALPGMSGFVAEFVIFLGIITSPKYLVMSKILITFVMAIGMILTPIYSLSMSRQMFYGYRLFNVPKSHFVDSGPREIFILMCILLPIIGIGIYPDFVLSLSVDKVETILSNYFHG, encoded by the coding sequence ATGAGTGATTTTTATTGGTTAACAATCATTGTTGTTTTGCCCATATCCGCGGGTTCCTTAATTGCTCTTTTCCCTCATAGAGGAAATAAGGTAGTTCGATGGTATACTATCTGTATCTGCTTATTTGAACTCCTTCTAACGACCTACGTATTCTGTTATCATTTTAAATTGGACGATCCATTAATCCAATTGGAAGAAGACTTTAACTGGATAAATATTTTTGATTTTCACTGGAGACTCGGAATCGACGGACTTTCTATAGGACCCATTTTATTGACAGGATTTATCACTACTTTAGCTACTTCAGCGGCTTGGCCAGTTACCCGAAATTCGCGATTGTTCCATTTCCTGATGTTAGCAATGTACAGTGGTCAAATAGGATCATTTTCTTCTCGAGACCTCTTACTTTTTTTCATCATGTGGGAATTAGAATTAATTCCTGTTTACCTACTTTTATCCATGTGGGGAGGAAAGAAACGTCTGTACTCAGCTACAAAGTTCATTTTGTACACTGCAGGAGGTTCCATTTTTCTCTTAATGGGAGTTCTAGGTATGGGTTTATATGGTTCCAATGAACCAACATTAAATTTTGAAACATTAGCTAATCAATCGTATCCCGTGGCATTGGAAATAATATTTTATTTGGGTTTCCTTATTGCTTATGCTGTCAAATCACCGATCATACCTTTACATACATGGTTGCCAGATACCCATGGAGAGGCGCATTACAGTACATGTATGCTTCTAGCTGGAATCTTATTAAAAATGGGAGCATACGGGTTGGTTCGGGTCAATATGGAATTATTACCCCACGCCCATTCCATATTTTCTCCTTGGTTGATGATAGTAGGGACTATTCAAATAATCTATGCAGCTTTAACTTCTCTTGGTCAACGCAATTTAAAAAAGAGAATAGCCTATTCTTCCGTATCTCATATGGGTTTCATAATAATAGGAATTAGTTCTATAACCGATGCGGGACTCAATGGAGCTATTTTACAAATCATCTCTCATGGATTTATTGGTGCTGCACTTTTTTTCCTGGCAGGAACAAGTTATGATAGAATACGTCTTCGTTATCTTAACGAAATGGGGGGAATAGCTATACTAATGCCAAGAATCTTTACGATGTTCAGTAGCTTCTCAATGGCTTCTCTCGCATTACCAGGAATGAGTGGTTTTGTTGCAGAATTTGTGATATTTTTGGGAATAATTACTAGCCCAAAATACCTTGTAATGTCAAAAATACTAATTACTTTTGTAATGGCAATTGGAATGATATTAACTCCTATTTATTCATTATCTATGTCACGCCAGATGTTCTATGGATACAGGTTATTCAATGTTCCCAAGTCTCACTTTGTGGATTCTGGACCACGAGAAATCTTTATTTTGATGTGTATCCTTTTACCTATAATAGGTATTGGTATTTATCCAGATTTCGTTCTTTCACTATCAGTTGACAAGGTAGAAACTATTCTATCTAATTACTTTCATGGGTAG
- the rpl32 gene encoding ribosomal protein L32, with protein sequence MAVPKKRTSISKKHIRRNFWKRKGYWAAVKAFSLAKSISTGYSKGFFVRQKK encoded by the coding sequence ATGGCGGTTCCAAAAAAACGTACTTCTATATCAAAAAAGCATATTCGTAGAAATTTTTGGAAGAGAAAGGGATATTGGGCAGCGGTAAAAGCTTTTTCTTTAGCTAAATCCATTTCTACCGGTTATTCAAAAGGTTTTTTTGTACGACAAAAAAAATGA
- the ndhI gene encoding NADH-plastoquinone oxidoreductase subunit I: MFPMVTGFMNYGQQTVRAARYIGQSFMITLSHANRLPVTIQYPYEKSITSERFRGRIHFEFDKCIACEVCVRVCPIDLPVVDWRLETDIRKKRLLNYSIDFGICIFCGNCVEYCPTNCLSMTEEYELSTYDRHELNYNQIALGRLPMSVIGDYTVRTIMNSTPIKISMEKPLDSRTITN, from the coding sequence ATGTTTCCTATGGTGACTGGGTTCATGAATTATGGTCAACAGACAGTACGAGCTGCAAGATACATTGGTCAAAGTTTCATGATTACCTTATCTCACGCAAATCGTTTACCTGTAACTATTCAATATCCTTATGAAAAATCGATCACATCAGAGCGTTTCCGTGGGCGAATCCACTTTGAATTTGATAAATGCATTGCTTGTGAAGTATGTGTTCGCGTATGTCCGATAGATCTACCTGTTGTTGATTGGCGATTAGAAACAGATATTAGAAAGAAACGATTGCTTAATTATAGTATTGATTTCGGAATCTGTATATTTTGTGGTAATTGCGTGGAGTATTGCCCCACAAACTGTTTATCAATGACTGAAGAATATGAACTTTCCACCTACGATCGTCACGAATTAAATTATAATCAAATTGCTTTGGGTCGGTTACCAATGTCTGTAATTGGAGATTACACAGTTCGAACAATTATGAACTCAACTCCAATAAAAATATCTATGGAGAAACCCCTTGATTCAAGAACGATTACCAATTAA
- the ndhF gene encoding NADH-plastoquinone oxidoreductase subunit 5, translating to MERTYQYAWIIPFVPLLVTMLIGLELLLNPTATKNIRRIWAFPAVLLLSIVMVFSTKLAIQQINGSSIYEYLWSWSITSDFSLEFGYLIDPLTSIMSILITTVGILVLIYSDNYMSHDRGYLRFFAYMSFFNTAMLGLVTSPNLIQIHIFWELVGMCSYLLIGFWFTRPIAANACQKAFVTNRVGDFGLLLGILGFYLITGSFEFQDLFEIFNDSIINNNEMNSSFATLCAFLLFLGAVAKSAQFPLHVWLPDAMEGPTPISALIHAATMVAAGIFLVARLLPLFIAIPYIMNIISLIGVITVLLGATLALAQRDIKRSLAYSTMSQLGYIMLALGIGSYRAALFHLITHAYSKALLFLGSGSIIHSMEPIIGYSPTKSQNMVLMGGLTKYMPITKTTFFLGTLSLCGIPPLACFWSKDEILNDSWLYSPIFAIIAFYTAGLTAFYMFRMYLLTFEGHLRSHFQNYSGHTNSSFYSISIWGQEGSKPVSSNLLLTTRNNNDKSSFSNCSFSNTYKIAGYVRTMRSSFSTHFFKKDSHTLLYPHESDNTMLFPLLILAIFTLFVGCIGINFGHEVMEVDILSKWLTPSMKLFHQNSTDEDWYKFLTNAFYSVSIAYFGIFIASVLYGSVYSDRQNLYLINSFAKIDSKMRIRLEQIINVIYNWSYNRGYIDVYYEKVFIRGVRGLAQLTHSFDRRVIDGVTNGIGVASFFLGEGIKYIGGGRISSYLFLYLACVSIVLLIYYYYFF from the coding sequence ATGGAACGCACATATCAATATGCATGGATTATACCTTTCGTTCCGCTTCTAGTTACTATGTTAATAGGATTGGAACTCCTGCTTAATCCGACAGCAACAAAAAATATTCGTCGTATATGGGCTTTTCCCGCTGTTTTATTGTTAAGTATAGTTATGGTCTTTTCCACTAAGCTGGCGATCCAGCAAATCAATGGTAGCTCAATTTATGAATATCTATGGTCTTGGAGCATCACTAGTGATTTTTCCTTAGAATTCGGCTACTTGATTGATCCACTTACTTCTATTATGTCGATATTAATCACTACTGTTGGAATCCTGGTTCTTATCTATAGTGATAATTATATGTCTCATGACCGAGGATATTTGAGATTTTTTGCTTATATGAGTTTTTTCAATACAGCGATGCTGGGATTAGTTACTAGTCCCAATTTGATACAAATCCATATTTTTTGGGAACTAGTGGGAATGTGTTCCTATCTGTTAATAGGTTTTTGGTTTACCCGACCAATTGCAGCAAATGCCTGTCAAAAAGCGTTTGTGACCAATCGTGTGGGGGATTTTGGTTTATTATTAGGAATCCTAGGTTTTTATTTAATAACAGGTAGTTTCGAATTTCAGGATTTATTCGAAATATTCAATGATTCGATCATTAATAACAATGAGATGAATTCCTCATTTGCTACGCTTTGTGCCTTCTTATTATTCCTCGGTGCAGTTGCTAAATCTGCGCAATTCCCACTTCATGTATGGTTACCTGATGCTATGGAGGGACCCACTCCTATTTCGGCTCTGATACATGCGGCTACTATGGTAGCCGCAGGAATTTTTCTTGTAGCTCGGCTTCTTCCTCTTTTCATAGCCATACCTTACATAATGAATATCATATCTTTGATAGGTGTAATAACGGTACTATTAGGAGCTACCTTAGCTCTTGCTCAAAGAGATATTAAGAGAAGTTTAGCTTATTCCACGATGTCTCAATTGGGATACATTATGTTAGCTTTGGGTATAGGTTCTTATCGAGCCGCTTTATTCCATTTGATCACTCATGCTTATTCTAAAGCATTATTGTTTTTAGGGTCTGGATCAATCATTCATTCCATGGAACCCATTATTGGGTATTCTCCGACTAAGAGTCAGAACATGGTTCTTATGGGCGGTTTAACTAAATATATGCCAATTACAAAAACAACTTTTTTTTTAGGTACACTTTCTCTTTGTGGTATTCCACCCCTCGCTTGTTTTTGGTCCAAAGACGAAATTCTTAATGATAGTTGGTTGTATTCACCGATTTTTGCGATAATAGCTTTCTACACAGCAGGATTAACTGCATTTTATATGTTTCGTATGTATTTACTTACTTTCGAAGGGCATTTACGTAGTCATTTTCAAAATTACAGCGGACACACAAATAGTTCCTTCTATTCAATATCCATATGGGGGCAAGAAGGTTCCAAACCTGTTAGCAGCAATTTGCTTTTAACAACAAGGAATAATAATGACAAGTCCTCCTTTTCCAATTGCTCGTTTTCTAATACATATAAAATTGCCGGTTATGTAAGAACCATGCGATCATCTTTTAGTACTCATTTTTTCAAAAAAGACTCTCATACTTTACTATATCCGCATGAATCGGACAATACCATGTTATTTCCCCTGCTTATATTGGCCATATTTACTTTGTTCGTTGGATGCATAGGAATTAATTTCGGGCACGAAGTAATGGAGGTTGACATATTATCAAAATGGTTAACCCCATCGATGAAACTTTTCCATCAGAATTCAACTGATGAAGATTGGTATAAATTTTTGACGAATGCATTTTATTCAGTTAGTATAGCCTACTTCGGAATATTTATAGCATCTGTTCTATATGGGTCTGTCTATTCAGATCGACAAAATTTGTACTTAATCAATTCATTTGCTAAAATAGATTCTAAAATGAGAATTCGTTTAGAACAAATAATAAATGTCATATACAACTGGTCATACAATCGCGGCTACATAGACGTTTATTACGAAAAAGTATTCATTAGGGGTGTACGAGGATTAGCTCAACTAACTCATTCTTTTGATCGACGAGTCATTGATGGAGTTACTAATGGGATTGGCGTTGCAAGTTTCTTTCTAGGAGAAGGTATTAAATATATAGGGGGGGGTCGAATTTCCTCTTATCTATTCTTATATTTAGCTTGTGTATCAATAGTCCTACTAATTTACTATTACTATTTTTTCTAA
- the ndhA gene encoding NADH-plastoquinone oxidoreductase subunit 1 — protein sequence MIIEEAQAINSFFRSESSKEAYGLIWLLVPIVTLVLGITIGVLVIVWLERKISAGIQRRIGPEYAGPLGILQALADGVKLLFKEDLLPSRGDIRLFSVGPSVAVVSILLSYSVIPFGHHLVLTDLSIGVSLWIAISSIAPIGLLMSGYGSNNKYSFSGGLRAAAQSISYEIPLTPCVLSISLLSNSSSTVDIVEAQSKYGFWGWNLWRQPIGFIVFIISSLAECERLPFDLPEAEEELVAGYQTEYSGIKFGLFYVASYLNLLVSSLFVTVLYLGGWNLPIPYIPITELFEINKTSEVFGTTISLLITLAKAYLFLFIPISTRWTLPRLRMDQLLNLGWKSLLPIALGNLLLTTSSQLVSL from the exons ATGATAATTGAAGAAGCACAAGCTATCAATTCTTTTTTCAGATCGGAATCCTCAAAAGAGGCCTATGGGCTCATATGGTTACTTGTACCTATTGTTACTCTTGTATTGGGAATCACAATAGGGGTATTAGTAATTGTGTGGCTAGAAAGAAAAATATCTGCAGGGATACAACGACGAATTGGTCCTGAGTATGCCGGCCCCCTGGGCATTCTTCAAGCTCTAGCGGATGGGGTCAAACTACTTTTCAAAGAAGATCTTCTTCCATCTAGAGGAGATATTCGTTTATTTAGTGTCGGCCCATCCGTAGCGGTCGTATCAATTCTACTGAGTTATTCAGTAATTCCCTTTGGCCATCACCTTGTACTAACCGATCTCAGTATAGGTGTTTCTCTATGGATCGCTATTTCAAGTATTGCCCCTATCGGACTTCTTATGTCCGGATATGGATCAAATAATAAATATTCCTTTTCAGGTGGTTTACGAGCTGCTGCTCAATCTATAAGTTATGAAATACCGTTAACTCCATGTGTGTTATCAATATCTCTAC TATCTAACAGTTCAAGTACGGTTGATATAGTTGAGGCGCAGTCAAAATATGGTTTTTGGGGGTGGAATCTTTGGCGTCAACCTATAGGGTTCATAGTTTTTATAATTTCTTCACTAGCAGAATGCGAGAGATTGCCCTTTGATTTACCGGAAGCCGAGGAGGAATTAGTAGCAGGTTATCAAACTGAATATTCAGGTATCAAATTTGGTTTATTTTATGTTGCTTCTTACCTCAATTTACTAGTTTCTTCATTATTCGTAACAGTTCTGTACTTGGGAGGGTGGAATCTTCCTATTCCATATATACCAATTACTGAACTTTTCGAAATAAATAAAACTAGTGAAGTCTTTGGAACAACAATTAGTCTCCTCATTACATTAGCTAAAGCTTATTTGTTCCTGTTCATTCCTATCTCAACAAGATGGACTTTACCTAGGCTGAGAATGGATCAACTATTAAATCTTGGGTGGAAATCTCTTTTACCTATTGCTCTCGGTAATCTATTATTGACAACTTCTTCCCAACTTGTTTCGCTATAA
- the ndhE gene encoding NADH-plastoquinone oxidoreductase subunit 4L: protein MMLEHVLVLSAYLFSIGIYGLITSRNMVRALMCLELILNAVNMNLITFSDLFDSRQLKGDVFSIFVIAIAAAEAAIGPAIVSSIYRNRKSTRINQSNLLNK from the coding sequence ATGATGCTCGAGCATGTACTTGTTTTGAGTGCCTATTTATTTTCTATTGGTATCTATGGATTGATCACAAGTCGAAACATGGTTAGAGCACTTATGTGTCTTGAACTTATACTGAATGCTGTTAATATGAATCTCATAACATTTTCTGATTTATTTGATAGTCGCCAATTAAAGGGAGACGTTTTCTCGATCTTTGTTATCGCTATTGCAGCCGCCGAAGCAGCTATTGGACCAGCTATTGTTTCTTCGATCTATCGTAACAGAAAATCAACTCGTATCAATCAATCAAATTTATTGAATAAATAA
- the psaC gene encoding photosystem I subunit VII encodes MSHSVKIYDTCIGCTQCVRACPTDVLEMIPWDGCKAKQIASAPRTEDCVGCKRCESACPTDFLSIRVYLWHETTRSMGLAY; translated from the coding sequence ATGTCACACTCAGTAAAGATTTATGATACATGTATAGGGTGTACCCAATGCGTACGAGCGTGTCCTACAGATGTCCTGGAAATGATACCCTGGGACGGATGTAAAGCTAAGCAAATTGCTTCCGCACCAAGAACGGAGGACTGTGTAGGTTGTAAGAGATGTGAATCTGCTTGTCCAACGGATTTCTTAAGTATACGGGTTTATTTATGGCATGAGACAACCCGTAGCATGGGTCTAGCTTATTAA
- the ndhG gene encoding NADH-plastoquinone oxidoreductase subunit 6, protein MDLPAPIHDILLVSLGSGLIVGGLGVVLLTNPIYSAFSLGLVLVCISLFYIPSNSYFVAAAQLLIYVGAINVLILFAVMFMNGSEYYNSFHFWTVGDGFTSLVCTSIFFSLIATIPNTSWYGIIWTTRSNQIIEQDLTSNVQQIGIHLSTDFYLPFELISIILLVSLVGAIAMARRE, encoded by the coding sequence ATGGATTTACCTGCGCCAATACATGATATTCTTTTAGTATCTCTGGGATCAGGTCTTATAGTAGGAGGTCTAGGAGTGGTATTACTTACCAATCCAATTTATTCTGCCTTTTCCTTGGGATTGGTTCTTGTTTGTATATCTTTATTTTATATTCCATCGAACTCTTATTTTGTAGCTGCTGCGCAGCTACTTATTTACGTGGGAGCCATAAATGTCTTAATCTTATTTGCTGTGATGTTTATGAATGGTTCAGAATATTACAATTCTTTTCATTTTTGGACTGTCGGAGATGGATTCACTTCGCTAGTTTGTACAAGTATTTTTTTTTCACTAATTGCTACTATCCCAAACACGTCATGGTACGGGATTATTTGGACTACAAGATCAAACCAGATCATAGAACAGGACCTGACAAGTAATGTTCAACAGATTGGGATTCATTTATCAACAGATTTTTATCTTCCATTTGAACTGATTTCTATAATCCTTTTAGTTTCCTTAGTGGGCGCAATTGCTATGGCTCGCCGGGAATAG
- the ccsA gene encoding cytochrome c heme attachment protein, with translation MIFATLEHILTHISFSIISIVIPTHLMTLVYEIVGLCDSSEKGMIATFFCITGLLVTRWIYSGHVPLSDLYESLMFLSWSFSLIHIVPYFRNYKNFFSKITAPSAILTQGFATSGLLTKMHQSAILVPALQSRWLMMHVSMMLLSYAALLCGSLLSITLLVITFRRKIDIFGKTNHLLISSFSFDETQYVNFSFRNYHRYQLTQRLDSWSYRVIGLGFTLLTIGILSGAVWANEAWGSYWNWDPKETWAFITWTVFAIYLHTRTNKSLQGANSAIVASMGFLIIWICYFGVNLLGRGLHSYGSFTLNI, from the coding sequence ATGATATTTGCAACTTTAGAACATATATTAACTCACATATCTTTTTCGATCATTTCAATTGTGATTCCTACTCATCTGATGACCTTGGTCTATGAAATTGTAGGACTATGTGATTCGTCAGAAAAAGGCATGATAGCTACTTTTTTCTGTATAACAGGATTATTAGTTACTCGTTGGATTTATTCGGGACATGTACCATTAAGTGATCTATATGAATCATTAATGTTCCTTTCATGGAGTTTCTCCCTTATTCATATAGTTCCATATTTTAGAAACTATAAGAATTTTTTCAGTAAAATAACCGCCCCAAGCGCTATTTTAACCCAAGGCTTTGCCACTTCGGGTCTTTTAACTAAAATGCATCAATCCGCAATATTAGTGCCTGCTCTCCAATCCCGTTGGTTAATGATGCACGTAAGTATGATGTTGTTGAGCTATGCAGCTCTTTTATGTGGATCATTATTATCCATAACTCTCCTGGTCATTACGTTTAGAAGAAAGATAGATATTTTCGGTAAAACCAATCATTTATTAATTAGTTCATTTTCTTTTGATGAGACCCAATACGTGAATTTTTCGTTTAGAAATTATCACAGGTATCAATTGACTCAGCGATTGGATTCTTGGAGTTATCGTGTCATTGGCTTGGGTTTTACCCTTTTAACTATAGGTATTCTTTCAGGAGCAGTATGGGCTAATGAGGCATGGGGATCTTATTGGAATTGGGACCCCAAAGAAACCTGGGCATTTATTACTTGGACCGTATTCGCGATTTATTTACATACTAGAACAAATAAAAGTTTGCAAGGTGCAAATTCAGCAATTGTGGCTTCTATGGGATTTCTTATAATTTGGATCTGCTATTTTGGGGTCAATCTATTAGGAAGAGGGCTACATAGTTATGGTTCATTCACATTAAACATCTAA